Sequence from the Candidatus Megaera polyxenophila genome:
ATTCTTTTAGTATTGAGCCTTATCACGATCTTTTCTTAAGCAATTCAAAAATGCCTTGAGCGGACTATGAGGATTTATTGCTATTATTTCTTCTAAAACTGCCGTTAATTCTTCCTCTCTTCCCAAATGAAATAAAGGTTCAACTTTTACTGAATATCCTTCTTCATTCTTAGGATCAATTGCAATAGCTAGGTTTGCACTATCAAGAGCCTCTCTATAACGTTCCATCCTATTTAATGCCTTTGCCTTTTTTATATACATTTGGTAAGCAGCAGGAGAAGAAGGGTCTGCTGCTATTGCTTTATCACATAGATATATAACTTGGTCATATTCTTCATTGTGTAAAGCTACATGAGCTTGATGATGTAAATGTCCGTGGTCATCTACAGTATTATTTGAAAAAAAGATTTTATATATAAAAAATCCTCCAAGAAGAAATACCAGTACGAATAAGTATTTTGCGTAATTAAATTGCATTTTTATTCCCCATGTCTCTCATCTGTTAG
This genomic interval carries:
- a CDS encoding serine/threonine protein kinase — encoded protein: MQFNYAKYLFVLVFLLGGFFIYKIFFSNNTVDDHGHLHHQAHVALHNEEYDQVIYLCDKAIAADPSSPAAYQMYIKKAKALNRMERYREALDSANLAIAIDPKNEEGYSVKVEPLFHLGREEELTAVLEEIIAINPHSPLKAFLNCLRKDRDKAQY